The Bacteroidales bacterium DNA segment GAGGTTTTCCCTCACCTGGGCGATGTATTCTTCATCAACTTGGATTTCGATGCTTTTCAGGATTTCGTCAATATTCTTTGCGTTGACGGCTGCGTCGAGAATGGCCTGGGAAAACTGGCGGCTATCAATGATTTCGCCGAGCACATCGAAAACTTTGTCGTTGCCCAGGGCTTTTCTTATTTCTTCAATTTTATTGAAAAGGGCTGTGAGTACGCGACCTTCGCGGGTATCTTCGGCCACCAGGTTATGCACAAAAACTTCATGAATTTGGCCGTACCGGTGGATTCTTCCCATTCGTTGTTCCAGCCGGTTGGGGTTCCAGGGTATGTCGTAGTTGATCATCAGGTTGCAAAACTGCAGGTTGATACCTTCGCCGGCTGCTTCTGTAGCGATCAGTATTTCAGTATCGTTTTTAAAAACAGATTCCGCCTTTATTCTGTCTTCCAGTTTCATCAGGCCATGAATGGTATTGACCAAATAGCCCCATTCTTTGATTTTCTTTTCAAGGTATTCGAGTGTGTCGCGCGATTCGGTAAAAATGAGGATTTTCCTCTCGTTTTTTTCTGTTACTTTTGATCGAAGTTCTGAAAGGGATTCTTTTAATTTCTTGAGCTTGATTTCCTGTTCATTGCGGATGATTTCTGAAGCGCTCTTAATAAGGGCTTCGAGTGTTTGAATTTCCTTTAGAAGTTCTTCTCTTGTTTCCGCCACGCTAAGGGTTTCCCATTCGGCTTCTTTTTCCCAGCGATCCTGTTCACTCATTTCTTCCATTTCTTCCGGATCGGGTGTATCCCATTTGCCGTTGAGTTGCTGGGCTGAATTTGAAAGGAGTTCTTCCAGGCGTTTTTTTCTGCGCTCGAGCGATTTCAGCAGGGCGTATGTGCTTGAAGCAAGGCGTCGTTGCAGGATGACAAGAGCAAAGGCTACATTTCTCTTTTTGTCTTTTGAAAGCGCACGATTGTATTGGTTTTCGACGTAGCGTGAGAGGTCATTGTAAAGTTCTTTTTCGATGGGGGATAATTTTCCCAGGTCGAAAGGAACAGTTTTAACATGCCGGGGAAGGAAAAGGGGCCTGCCTTCAAAATCCTTCAGGTCTTCCTTAATTCTGCGGATAAAGAGCGGATTGTCTTTGTTTTTTATGGATTCTTGCACCATTTCATTGGTGGCAAAGAAACCGGGTTCAAGCAAGTCGAGGAAAAGCCGGAAGTTTTCGGGATCTCCCTTATGCGGTGTGGCGGTAAGGAAGATCATATGGTTCGTGATATCCGACAATTTTTCTCCCAGTTGGTAGCGATCGGATTTATCTATCTTTTCGCCGTATCGATAGGCACTCATTTTATGGGCTTCATCGACAATAATCAGGTCAAATCTGACGGCAGCCAGGGTTTGGATAATGTCATCCTTTTTGGCAAAGTCGATAGAAGTAATAATCTGGTTTTCTTTTTCCCATACATTGGTTCCATAAAGGGCATCGAACCGGGTGCGATCGACCACTTCGAAGATTTCGTCAAAACGATCTTTCAGTTCTCTTCTCCACTGGTCTTTGAGATGGCCGGGCGTGACAATAAGGATGCGCCGCACTAGCTGGCGGAGTTTGAGTTCTTTGATAATCAATCCGGCCATAATGGTTTTTCCTGCTCCGGGGTCGTCGGCAATGAGGAATCTGATGCGCGGACGTTTCAGTGCATGGCCATATACTGCTTCAATCTGATGGGGAAGCGGGTCAACCTTCGAAACGTTCATGGCCAGGAGAGGGTCGTAAAGCGAGGCATGGCGGTAACGTATAGCCTCCAGGGCCAGAAAAACCTT contains these protein-coding regions:
- a CDS encoding DUF3883 domain-containing protein, whose product is MEDLPIKKGEIISGPMWPEPVLVKFSEHQDGYIHIIGATTKSNQHIDQLIPLSDLSNIQSDTGVSYFTHEAWKVFLALEAIRYRHASLYDPLLAMNVSKVDPLPHQIEAVYGHALKRPRIRFLIADDPGAGKTIMAGLIIKELKLRQLVRRILIVTPGHLKDQWRRELKDRFDEIFEVVDRTRFDALYGTNVWEKENQIITSIDFAKKDDIIQTLAAVRFDLIIVDEAHKMSAYRYGEKIDKSDRYQLGEKLSDITNHMIFLTATPHKGDPENFRLFLDLLEPGFFATNEMVQESIKNKDNPLFIRRIKEDLKDFEGRPLFLPRHVKTVPFDLGKLSPIEKELYNDLSRYVENQYNRALSKDKKRNVAFALVILQRRLASSTYALLKSLERRKKRLEELLSNSAQQLNGKWDTPDPEEMEEMSEQDRWEKEAEWETLSVAETREELLKEIQTLEALIKSASEIIRNEQEIKLKKLKESLSELRSKVTEKNERKILIFTESRDTLEYLEKKIKEWGYLVNTIHGLMKLEDRIKAESVFKNDTEILIATEAAGEGINLQFCNLMINYDIPWNPNRLEQRMGRIHRYGQIHEVFVHNLVAEDTREGRVLTALFNKIEEIRKALGNDKVFDVLGEIIDSRQFSQAILDAAVNAKNIDEILKSIEIQVDEEYIAQVRENLGETLASRYIDYTRIKDLAQKAREYRLIPEYTQNFFIKAFEKSGGRVKKLQQSALDIENIPFEIRKIADNEAFKKCFGSILRRYPEATFDKEFLKINKTAEFVSFGHPLFEAILQWVEDTFFHTLSRGALFYDPDGKLNGYILFYEGEIKDGTGAVAGKRLLSIYLDEDNNAKTVPPSIIWDLAEENNPPKSPLSGIESMRENINKVANRTLEAYKAELYKERKRQAEIKQRYGVNSLEYLIIKLDEELIGLEERKAKGENVDLVIRNKQERKAEYEKALGELKNLIEKEQSLTMSAPKFLGIIQVRPWHGKETEMVSDAQVEAEGMRVAMEYEQKQGRIPEDVSAQNLGFDIRSKDPITGTVRYIEVKARARSGAVALTQNEWFKAQRFGNEYYLYVVFNTATSPELHIIPNPAETLRAEEKVEIVRYLVNDNEIFSKGIKA